Genomic window (Clarias gariepinus isolate MV-2021 ecotype Netherlands chromosome 4, CGAR_prim_01v2, whole genome shotgun sequence):
CAAACCAACGCCGTCCACAGCCATCACGCCCACCAAAGGACTGGCTCCTCCCTCTCCATCCCGCGGCTCCATGCTAAACATTCCAGCAGTCTTCATGTCCTCAGGCCCTGCACACGCACCTACTCAACCCAATCCAGCTCTAAAGCAGGATGTCATGAGGTTAAACATGAGCATCCTGGGTAAAAAACGCACCAAGACCTGGCACCGTGGAACTCTGATCGCTATTAACTCAGTGGGTAAGTTCGGAGTAAGTTTATAAGTTCTTCCTTGTTTTAAAGTGATTCAAcactttttttatgtgttatgtGAGAATATTGGTTTctggtttgtttatatttgttatattaattCTAAGCCCTACAGCACCCTGCTGTTTAAAAGGTTTCTTTTTCTTGGTGCGACTTCTGTATGGAAGCGTTAAGTTTGTTTCAGAGCTGTCAGTAACATTACACTCTTAATCAAACGACGCTTGTTGTACGTTTGTTTTTGGAAAACTCTTGACATTTCTGATCATAATGACGCAGGCAGCGGCTTTAAGTACAAGGTGAAGTTTGAGAATAAGGGGAAAAGCCTGTTGTCTGGGAACCACGTGGCATTCGACTATCACCCCACACTGGAGAGGCTCTACGTCGGCGCTCGTGTCGTTGCCAAATATAAAGATGGCAACCAGGTGTGGCTGTACGCCGGCATCGTTGCTGAAATGCCCAACAGCAAAAACCGCATGAGGTGAGTTAGTGGCAAAGACGGCAGTAGAAACACAGCAGGGGAGAGAAATGATGAAATATCGTTGACATTTTCATGAATTGAATTATTCCTAGAGAGGAAGAAATAATGAAGCTGGTTGTCTCTTTcaggttcctgattttttttgatgatggcTATGCTTCTTACGTAGCTTTGCCGGATCTCTACCCTGTTTGCAGACCCTGTAAGTAATGATGGAACTAATCATTTGCCTGAACGCAAATCGTTTTCCACATATGCATGCAAACCCAGAAAGACCCGTCACATCATGTCGTTCTAGTATGTTTTATCAAACATTTATGTGTTGtttcatatattaaaatatattaagttattaagtctaATGTTGTGTTCTAaacctgttttttctttttgtttgttcgttttttGGTTAGCTGACAGGTTTCCCAAAATGACATGCATAAGTGATAAATGGTAATAATACGCACAAACctaatgagtgtgtttgtgtgtacacagTGCAGAAGACGTGggaagacattgaggatgagtCATGCAGGGATTTCATTGAGGAGTACATCACGGCATATCCGAACAGACCCATGGTGCTGCTGAAGCCGGGTCAGATCATCAAAACGGAGTGGGAAGGGACGTGGTGGAGGAGCCGCGTGGAGGAAGTGGACGGCAGCCTCGTCAAAATGCTGTTTCTGGTCCGACACGCATCACTTCCTCTTTcttgtcttgtttttgtttgcattAAGTAAATTTGTCACAGATTAAATGCAAGGAGATGCAGGATAGCGTTAATCCTATACAAAGATACTCTTACAGCAAATCTAATTGAGTCAGATGTGTTGCATTAATAATAACCATATTCTACATATGGGCAGATCTCAGACCATTTGGGTGAGTTTTGATTCATAATTTATGGATACCAGGAATGGCAGttaattaggtaattaattGAAACCAACATTCAGAAATTCTAATTGGCATAGTCTTAGTCATGTcaattatctcttttttttatttttttttattaatcctttttttattttattctgctaATATTTCCCCCATTTTGTGTGTTCATGTACACTGCCCCCTTATGAACCCCTTACTCCATGCAGTCCttccattagaaaaaaaaacaaatcccaGCTTTAATAGTTgagtgtatttactgtacaaaacttAGTGATCACTAAGAAGgcaattaatcaataaataaatgattgttttttggTCATTACCCAGGTGCCGATTCGATTTTTTTACGATTCTGTAAGAATCacggttttataaatatcccgataCGATATTACTTCTTTCAGGGTTTGTTACAACTCTAAGCAAACTTGGCAAttaatttgctcctaccacacaggacgcTGTTCTGCCAGCCCGTGTGTAAATAGTTTGAAGTGCAGCACCTGCAGAATTTTAGAGGAAGTGTAACATTTTAcccctcaaatgcaaacatttgaTATACATACAGTCGATCCCCAAAATTCACGTGGAGTACAGTACTAGAGCACTggcaaattgtaaaaaaaaaaaaaaaaaaaacgtggtcAAAAACGCctgtttttatagtttaaaccccaaacattttaattacattttaaacccATACTTAGAATGTAAAATGCAGATGTTGCCCCTCTGGGTACTGTAGTTCAGCGAGcgcgttttcttttttatgtactGTCATTTACTTTGGTATCAGGTAGGTTAAATACAGTACTAATTCACCATCCATACCTGCGTTTTTCTCTACGGTTGCTTTGTATTCTCTACACtactaaaaaaatttatataatactatattttatatggaaattcagctgaattttatgtaaaaaaaatagtaaataatattgttattaatagTTATTAAAAGTTATATATTGGCAcgaaaaaattttataaaaaaatataaaaactttttgCAGGATTTGCAAAATTGCGGGGTTTCCGTGAATATTTATTAGTTGGGTTCTAAGGAAAATCCGCGAACGACTGAGGCCACAAACTCTGAACAGTGACTTTGCAGGGGGCgattgtatgtgtatatataaacaaaataatacaaattaattttGGAGTGTGGCGATACATGTATTGCCACACGAAATAAAAGCGATCTATAACTTAACCAAATTTTTCCTCCCACCTTTATTAATCATACTCGAGGtaaaaatgttcaattaatTGTTATACTGATTTGAGGTCATATTGCCCAGCACTAAAATGATCATTTACATGACTGTAAAATTTGTaggccttttttcttttcttttttttttatgttcatgcTGCCTGTTTGTTTTATGCAGGACGATAAGCGCAGTGAGTGGATCTATCGTGGCTCAACTCGCCTGGAGCCTATGTTCAACCTAAAAATGAGCACGGCCAACAACCAGGAAAAAAAGATGGCAGGCCAGCAGCGCGTGCGTCCTAACATGGGTAATACAATGTTTCTTCTGTTCTGTTCTATTCTATTCAATTCTACTGCAGTTTTATGTTATCTCTGCATTTTTAAACGctttttcaataataaataaaatttgtgaaGTCGACCTGTAAGTGTATCTCCATATTTAACTTATTGTTCCTCCCTTTTCTTACATGTAGGACCTATGAGGGTTAAAGGCCCTGTGGTGCAGTATACAAGTGAAAACAATATACCTATCCGTCCTGCACCTACTCCACCCCGCCCACAGCTTCCTGCTCCCCCCCAGCCCCCACAGCCTCCCCAGCCTTCCCAGTCCTCCCAGCCGTCCCAGCCCTCCCAGCCCATCCGCACAACTGAGTAAGTACTCGTCCTATTTTATGCCGATGTAGCCTTACCCATGGTGCTTCACTTCtctattatcatttttaaacgTTATCCTCTAGGTCTCGATTTACTGTTATTATATATGTCTTTGTTCCGTAGGACTCAGATGGCTAAGAAGAGCACGTCACCGTACGTCCCTGCAGCTCGTCAGATTGTTGCCACTGACCTCCAGCTCAAACCCGTCGGCATCCTCCCCCAAAACACCGGCTCCAGGTGAGTAACCCTGTCATTCCTTCTAACACTTTGTTTCTCTGTGTAGGTTTTATAAAGCATCTGATGTTCAAGATTTATCCTTTCCAGCTGATAcaagatattttttatattgacaACTAAATGAGCACAGAATTTTGATGTAATCCCCCCCAccctcaccttttttttttaagactctTCTTCCTGCAGTCAGGGCCAGTGCAGAACCTGACACCCATCGCTCCGGCTCCCCAAACCTTGCAGACTGCCATACCTGCCATGCCCACTATGCCCACTATACCCACAATACCCACAATATCTACGATCTCTCCATATGCGAGTGAGCGGGTACCTCAGGAGCCGTCATATCAGGCCCCTAATGATCGCCTCTTCTATATGGCGCACAACTGCACACCCGAGTGTCTAAAGCGCATCCGGCCCACGCGACCCAACCTCCACCGGGGCAGAAACCCGCTCCTCACCCCGTTGCTGTATGAATTCCGCCGCATGACCGCACGTCGCCGGCTCAACCGCAAGGTCAGTGTGTGGGCAAGGAAGCAAGTACCGTATGCACCAAAATATAATTTACTGAAATAttactctatatatatatatatatatatatatatatatatatatatatattatatatgtaacaATATTACATTATCGCTTATCTGTGAGTTATCTGTGACATATTTCTCCTGAAGGAAACGAACATACACACAACTAGCGTGTTGATTTACTGCGGTATGCATAATGTAAGTGTTCGAAGTGTGTGCAACAAAAATAATGACGGAAAATATTCTTtgatgaccttttttttctgtgactaAGACGAGACGATGACGAGGCGTCACGGATATCAATGAACGGTGATGAAATCAGCATGCAATATTATTGCAGAAAAAAAGACGAGACTAaaaagtggtttaaaaaaatataaactaataaaacgTCTGTCTGTATTTTCTTTAACATATAATTTTTGTCACAATCCGCTGCGGTACGGTGTTTATTCATTCTGGCATGAGCAGCAGTGTTTCCCGGGTCACGATGGTGGGCGGCATATCATGAGTAGTTGCGCGTGCAGTGACGGGATGTTACAAGCTCAGTCATCTTTAACTCTTCGTCATCACAGCAGTATCACTCGGGCAACAGAGACGAGACGATATTTGGGATCGGAGGGGAAACAGTGGGGGCTCACAAATGCTgggaaaaaataccacaaacttGAAGAGACGCATTGAGGTACCTTAATATTCACTCAGTTATACTGCCTCTTTGTGGTAATTGTTAccacatgttaaaatatttatgtttggatctattttattttatagttaaatcgTTGCCGAACACATTAAGCTAATAGgttagcaaatgattgtgacccatAGGAGCTACAGTATCCCAACAACAGTCgaagtgtgtaaattcatgaaatgaaataaaacgtTTAAAAACACTGTATTTTCCGTTACTgctcctgtaaaaaaaataaacatgcagtAGTTGTTGTGacggttaaaaataaatttgattagctgaaaacatcagatgaaaagaaacattttgaatgtttagataattattttgtaaaaactcAATTAAAAAAGGTTTGGGCTAGAATAGATTGACTATGTggggttaattaataataatcttattgctaaaatgttacatttttattgactATAATAATTACGGGttcctctgactaaaactagactaaaatgtccaaacttttagtcgactaaaacttgacaaaagaaaaatatgatttttaactATATGATGATtgacaaaatattataaaaactaacagggacatttatcccaggactaagactaaaattaaaaatagctgacaaaattaacactacTTCACAGTTGAACACACTCTCCTTTAACATTCCTCATAAGTACACATCATGTGGTGTATGAGATCGGGGGATTGGGACGAGTATGGGAAGGATTCGTTCAGCAAACTCGGCCCCCGTTCATGATCATTTTCGTATGAACGGAAATAATACTTCACTATGAATACATTGTCCTCCGTCGAGAAACCCATTTATATCAACTGTACTACACGACTTCCTTTTCACTACTGTGAACACTGTGAACACGTGTGACTGGAGTTACGCCCTCCTGACAAACACAAATGCgcgagtttcagtactgtatattttggcacaTACCATACTTCATTGTGTTTCAAAACCAAGCTATTGgtttaacacattttaattttttttcttacttacttttcatctgttcatgttttattcatcAACCTTTACTTCATtcttattactttatttacactCTCTCCTCTTCGCTTTCCCAGATGTCCTTCCACGTGATCTACAAGTCCCCGTGTGGCCTGAGCCTGAGGAACATGGCGGAGATCCAGCGCTACCTCTTCCAAACCCACTGCGACTTTATCTTCCTAGAGATGTTCTGTCTGGACCCGTATGTCCTGGTGGACCGCCGCTTCCAACCCCAAAGGCCGTTTTACTTCATCCGGGACATCACAGGTGGACGTGAGGACATTCCGCTGTCCTGCGTCAATGAGATCGACAACACACCGCCACCCAGCGTGGCTTACAGCAAAGAGCGCACCCCAGAGGACGGAGTCTTCATCAACACGAGCTCCGACTTCCTGGTGGGCTGTGACTGCACCGACGGCTGCCAGGACAAGTTAGTGTCTCACTCGCGCAGCCTCAACACTGTCCATGCACCTGAGACGAAGCTGTGCACGCTTATTCAGatgtatatttgtttattttgtttggaATTCAGCATCCAGCTAATTTCCATAAAGataactttttattcattcatttttaagtaAACGCTCCATCTTGGGTTGTGGACATTGTGGATCCGAAGCACAAAAGTGGACACAGTGGATCGCACACCagtctatcttttttttttttttttttgcaaatatttttattgaaaaaaggaaaacaatacagtacttgcAGCTACAGACATACAATTTAcctttcttaatttttctaaataaatattataaaaaaaaaacaactaaacaaaaacactgaaaaaacaaagaacacacACCCCCAATGCCACCCCCGTCCCACAAGGCTCAACACAACCACCaaacatattacataaatataacagTAACAGGTATACATTTAATCAGGCAATACCTCCAGGctagtaaaataagaaataaaaggttGCCAATTGTGGTAGAATTTGGCTGTACATCCTCTTAacgtatatttaattttttcaagttttaaaaaaaacatgacatcttTAAGCCACTGGGAGATGGTAGGATATTTAGCAGACTTTCAGTGCAACAATAATAGACGTCTCGCTAATAAGGATGTGAAAGCTATGATATCCATTTGTGTAGAATTAAGTGTAAGTGAGCGATCAGGAATCCCAAATATAGCAATTAGAGGACAAGGTTGGAGAGTTACCCCAAGAACAGTTGACATAATAGCAAAATAACCCGTCCAGAAATCTTCTAGCTTAGGACATAGAAAAAACATGTGGCTAAGGTGACAGGGAGAGCCATGACATTTATCACATTTGTTTTCCACATCCGGATACATTTCAGGAAGTTTAGACTTAACACACCAGTCTATCTAacgataataataaaattaattcttGTCTGTTTCCTCTTTTTCAGTTCTGTCAGTTTAGTGTAGGTCTTTCTAGGACTCTTTACTTTCTTCTCCATGCATTGCACCAATCTTGCATCATTTATGAGCATACAGTTACGAATAGGGCAtgcacaattttatttattttttttaacttgtcagAAAGGTTCTCAGGGCATCTGCCTGAGACTAGAGGTGTGTATTGGGGATGTAACACAGGTCTTGTGAGCAGGAGGTTTTAACTTTCATATGATGCAAGCAATCATGTAGGAAGCTCTTCAGTGCTGCGTTTGATGTAGTAGCTGTCTGGTTGCATCActtggatttgttttttaaaatgaaaacaatctAATCTGCAAGAATTTATTATAGGTGCAAATGGAACCGCCTCCCACCCCCTCCCCTTCCACCCTCTCCCCCCAGTCTTCCCAAGGGCATAATGGTGAAGctgaaattaattataaaagaaaaccCTCTCCTGGGTTAGGTCATGATAATTTCTGCTTCAACAGAGCAAATACAGATATGAATATGTTAATAGATATTATACAAGAGTTACTTCCATCCAGGCAGTCTGATCGGATGAGAGGCATTACATGAGTGGTGATAATGGACACCACTGGGAAGTTTAACTATATTAATCATTCCACATCACAGGTCTtctaatacatgttaatttattatttatatttaactgtcgGTCGCAGCTGGGTGAAAGTAAGTCAGTAAAGTTCACTATACTGATGAGTACGGTGGCTGAGAAGCGCaaaacagaataacaaaaccgaaaacacaataacacattccaaaaacaaaataacaaaactgaaaaaacaatgtaattaaaatttctTGTATTTCTTGTAGTagtagggctgaaacgattcctcgagtaactcGAATAATTCGATTACAAGAAAatctcctgctttttttttttttttttccaaaattttccGACCGCATCATTTTGAACTGCTTGTTAGGgtcggagtaacacactcggaggaaagcgctagccgctccttccgcatgcatgagctcacagacgcccctgattggctgtagtgccgagattaatgtgggagcacaaagtacctctcatccctcccctctgagagagctcggccaatcagctctctctagacctccggctgtgagaggtaacagcatcacccggggtgattgaaccagcgatctccggatgatagggcgagcactttaccactgcgccactcggaggccctattgaagcttcttttaattaattttaaaagcttgcgcaattatttgtttgccgTGGCACAGCGTGCTTCTGGATGCAAGCCGCCACTAACCACAGACAGAAAAAGCGTTTACGTTACCCACAAAGCAAAAAGGGACGCAAACAGTTTGATGTGTAATGATTTGAGGGAGCGCtctgttgcgggctgcaaaaCGGAAGAGacgataaaattatattaaaatttattttaatatgtgccttagtttttttgatacttaaagtcatttgtaatatattttttttagtttttcatctgagaaaaggctttaaaataataatatatggcactgtaatgcacttcaTCTCGGATAACTTTAAGCtgttccttgtattgtgaataatggcaatgtttatttttaataaaatgctgtatgcatttaaaaaataaaagtagatttttctaaaaagaaaaacaattaatctttgttccccttatatattttacattgctgtttaattaaaagtacattttatccgattacccgattaattaataaaaaaaaatttggtagAATACTTGATTACTAAAATGTTCGATAGCTGCAGCCCTAGATAAGAGTTTTTTATTCGCAAACTATACATGCGTTTTCCGGTTTGActgaattgttgttgttttctatcatttggtattttgtttctaGACATGTCATTGTGTTTCCTACCTGCCAAAAGCCAccttcaaaaccagtcacaaaaaataaataaataacttaataatTGCTTCTTAGTTGTTCTGAAATGTCTTTGTAccatcaggttttttttaaagactacaAACCTAACTGACTTGTAACACAAGACTGAATCCCAAATTACTCTCCAACTTCTGATTaaaggcactacttggtgtgtgtaaCACTGTATTTTGCACCCTAGGACACTAGAACTAATGTTATtagaaataatgttttaattaaggTTATTTGGGGTTTAATTCTAGAATCCAGAAGTtaacggagctgatattctaagtgaaaatataaagtaaaactttttttacaggactgtccGTCATCTCCATGAGTTATTCTCACCTTTTAGCCACATAGTACcagtaaaaatttaaaactactttgtCCCCTGTTAAATACATTGTTGGTGGCCAGCCCTGCCAGTCGTAGTTTGTTAGTTCCGCCAAATGTCGAAGGAAAcgtgttggtggagcaaaataactggttaaataaaggaggaaaactaattaataaatgatgttcatggaactgttgtataagagCAGTATTGCACAGAGgccgtgctgttgtgctggatatagCATCCACATGACGCAGTATTTGAATGTCTGAGTTTGGATGTTTGTTTGTAGGTCAAAGTGTTCGTGCCACCAGCTGACGCTGCAGGCGACAGGGTGTACTCCTGGCGGACAAATCAATCCCAATGCTGGATACAATTACAAGCGACTGGACGAGTGCTTACCCACTGGGTTGGtttctcacacacgcacaaacacacacagacaagcaTTCACTTTACTGCATATTGTAATCTAACTGACCAAAAGGGCTGATCTAATCAACATGATTGTCACGTCTTTGCTTTGTCCCATTCAGGATATACGAGTGTAACAAGCGGTGCCGCTGTAATCCTCAGATGTGCAACAACCGCTTGGTGCAGCACGGCCTCCAAGTGCGCCTGCAGCTCTTCAAGACTCAGAACAAGGGCTGGGGCATCCGCTGTCTTGATGACGTGGCCAAAGGCTCTTTTGTCTGCATCTATGCTGGTACTGAAGAACTGAGCCTGATacctgcttttgtttgtttgttttttttgtttttttataataatagtataGCTCAAAATAGTAGCTCTGCATCTAAAGGTGTTCTGATTTGCTTCCCTTTCTCCTTACTTTATACAGttc
Coding sequences:
- the setdb1b gene encoding histone-lysine N-methyltransferase SETDB1-B, giving the protein MPRLKRFRMRRKPINRRMAAMEVDTGLGSALDVELGPELEEELGVSLDELRKWIEEQVDSSEVVALRKAQLAEMKNLVEEKEKDMASMDKLCSTASESVIQCEVLVKELYSNIGLEYRESSSEDEGVGGGNASEVIEIDDEDDEDDDDDDDDDEDDDDDVIAVGCVVPPKNKTPVKDSLMEASAALQRSTQQVQNLMQTPSKPTPSTAITPTKGLAPPSPSRGSMLNIPAVFMSSGPAHAPTQPNPALKQDVMRLNMSILGKKRTKTWHRGTLIAINSVGSGFKYKVKFENKGKSLLSGNHVAFDYHPTLERLYVGARVVAKYKDGNQVWLYAGIVAEMPNSKNRMRFLIFFDDGYASYVALPDLYPVCRPLQKTWEDIEDESCRDFIEEYITAYPNRPMVLLKPGQIIKTEWEGTWWRSRVEEVDGSLVKMLFLDDKRSEWIYRGSTRLEPMFNLKMSTANNQEKKMAGQQRVRPNMGPMRVKGPVVQYTSENNIPIRPAPTPPRPQLPAPPQPPQPPQPSQSSQPSQPSQPIRTTETQMAKKSTSPYVPAARQIVATDLQLKPVGILPQNTGSRLFFLQSGPVQNLTPIAPAPQTLQTAIPAMPTMPTIPTIPTISTISPYASERVPQEPSYQAPNDRLFYMAHNCTPECLKRIRPTRPNLHRGRNPLLTPLLYEFRRMTARRRLNRKMSFHVIYKSPCGLSLRNMAEIQRYLFQTHCDFIFLEMFCLDPYVLVDRRFQPQRPFYFIRDITGGREDIPLSCVNEIDNTPPPSVAYSKERTPEDGVFINTSSDFLVGCDCTDGCQDKSKCSCHQLTLQATGCTPGGQINPNAGYNYKRLDECLPTGIYECNKRCRCNPQMCNNRLVQHGLQVRLQLFKTQNKGWGIRCLDDVAKGSFVCIYAGKILTDDFADKEGLEMGDEYFANLDHIESVENFKEGYESEAHCSDSEGSGVDMSRVKMSSSQQGKNGPKTEERNTSSKGQDSSEEGESDDEKDDSNGDESDSSDDTFVKDTYYSSSSVWRSYTTRRQAKGMKEESQDSKDGLSMSAGGSEDRKPPPVPEECGKSKVASWLTSQSSSTGAPNTKIEGGIKIEKKEVMTLSDSDDVQTISSGSDDNKERAKKTQAVVKRQVAVKSTRGIALKSSHGMMVKTGGGGGGGSAANQGHGGGTGDSNSRSTRQFFDGEESCYIIDAKLEGNLGRYLNHSCSPNLFVQNVFVDTHDLRFPWVAFFASKRIRAGTELTWDYNYEVGSVEGKELLCCCGSTECRGRLL